The nucleotide sequence gctattgtcttcttcaacaGCCGTCTGGCTGCAGCTTCTGCAGCTCAGGCTGTTCATGCACAGATGCCTGACTCATGGACAGTTACAGAAGCTCCTGAACCCCGTCAACTAATATGGAGAAATTTTACAATTAAGTTTTATGAGAGAACGATACGACAATGTATTGCTTATGTGGTTGTGGCtttgattatatttttcttcatgATTCCAATTGCGATCGTCTCTGCATTCACGACTCTGGACAATCTAAGAAGTTTACTTCCATTCTTGAAGGCTGTTCTTGACATTGCAGCGGTTAAGACAGTATTGCAAGCTTACCTACCTCAGATTGCACTTATTGTGTTCCTGGCTTTGTTACCAAAGTTTCTTATGATGTTCTCCAAGGCCGAAGGAATCCCTTCTGAGGCTCATGCTGTGAGAGCCACCTCAGGAAAGTATTTCTATTTCATAGTGTTAAATGTTTTTATTGGAGTAACTGTTGGTGGGACCCTATTTGGTACATTGAAGACCATAGAGAAAACTCCGAACAAAGCCGTACATATTCTGGGTAAATGTATTCCTGCTAATGCAACCTTCTCTGTGACCTTTGTGGCATTGAAGTAAGTTgactactttctctctctctctctctctccactttctTTTTAAATGTTTTACTAGGACAGACAGATTTCAGATGATCTAATTATTGTTAGGTGCATAAAGAGACCAAAGTTATGCCTAGAATGCATTTTTATGAACATTCCTTTTGTTTCTGAGATGCATTGTTCTGGTTTACTTCAACCATGGTATATATCATTCATTATGGGTATAGCAAGACATGACACACATGCAAAGGCTTTGATCTTCCATTTGACGTGACCACATGGGACATCTCCGTGCCAAACTATCAAACCAATCAAATATATCTGCTgggcactaaaaaaaaaaaaaaaaaaattgaagtgaTCAATTAAGAGCAGCCTATTATCATCCAACTGTGTAATTCTTCTTGGTGATGGTATTATACTAGATGAGACCTTTGCATATGAGGATtgtttctaagaatttttttctcGCTTTGTAGCGTTAATACCACACCTATGGCTAGCAGGTAGCTAGAGAGTCCAAACACATGAGTGCAATGTTTTAACCCTTATAACTTTAAGACTACATTTCAGGTCCTAGAGGATTGTTTGATGGTATAACACTAGATGAGACCTTTGCATATGAGGATTGTTTGATGGTATAACACTAGATGAGACCTTTGCATATGAGGATtgtttctaagaattttttctcGCTTTGTAGTGTTAATACCACACCTATGGCTAGCAGGTAGCTAGAGAGTCCAAACACATGAGTGCAATGTGTTAACCCTTATAGCTTTAAGACTACATTTCAGGTCCCAGACTAAGGATCTCCATAATGGTTATTGTTTTGAAGATAGCAAGCTTTTCTCTAATATAATTCACTACAAGAATTTTTTGTGGAGTTGTCTTCAAACCTTAATAGAAGCTCATCTATATTTTCCGTACTTTATCTTGTGGTAATTTTTCTAGACAGACATGGGTTTGAGGTTTCTTCTATGCTTATATTGCAAGGTCACTGTTACTCAGTGCTTTATTTATTGGAGGGGAGAACTTAGTTTATTTGTTTAGTGGACATatttaaattcattttttatcatttacttGAACTTGTGATACTGTTTTGGTACTCAAGGAGTCAAGGTAGAAATATTAGTGTTGCCTACTCATCAGGGAATTCTTGAAAATATTTAGATTCTGATTAGAGAAGTAGGTAATCAGCAAATATACATATGTGATGAAAATAAGTCTTATAATATAGTATATAGATATAGAAAATTACAGATTTGCCATTGTCATAGAAATAGATTATTGCTATGACAACTTCTCAGTTAGAAAGGTAAAGTACATTTGCACAAATGCCGCACTATATAGTTTGTGGAAGCATAGATCCAATATTTTCCCCTATCTCAACTCATATCCTTGGGGATGCCCTTTCTCATTTTGGAGTCACTTGCACCAAAATAGTTTAATTCTCGTGCTATCAAAACACTTGGGCAATGGATTCTTTATAGTTTTNNNNNNNNNNNNNNNNNNNNcccccccccccctctccccgGTGTAAAGCATGGCTAACTTCTAGAAGTGCATTCcactttcttctttattaataatttttgaAGGGGTTAGTAGTAGCATCGTTATTCCTGCCAGCTTAGCGGGAATGGTGTCTGCCACATGGCTTGGCACCCAAAACACACAGAGGTAGGCCTTCTATTCTTTCCCCTTTTATGGGGTTGAAGTTTTACCGAAACAGCCAACAAGTGGAACAGATAATTGAATGCTGGGTCATCTGATAGTTGTGGGGACATGAAAATTTGACATTCTTACAGACAGATGATCCTCTATGTGTAATGTACTTGATTGGTCAAACCAGCAATTCACATGGCTCAAATTGAGCTGCCCATAAATATGCCTTTTTTTCCTTAGGTGGCATCCTGAGCCTGATTTTTATACGTGAAACCATATGGACATATAACCATAGTACTTGGATGATCCTCTATGTGTAATGTACTTGATTGGTCAAACCAGCAATTCACATGGCTCAAATTGAGCTGCCCATAAATATGCCTTTTTTTCCTTAGGTGGCATCCTGAGCCTGATTTTTATACGTGAAACCATATGGACATATAACCATAGTACTTGGATGATCCTCTATGTGTAATGTACTTGATTGGTCAAACCAGCAATTCACATGGCTCAAATTGAGCTGCCCATAAATATGCCTTTTTTTCCTTAGGTGGCATCCTGAGCCTGATTTTTATACGTGAAACCATATGGACATATAACCATAGTACTTGGATTGCTCAAGAAATTATCTGCGTCTTTGCTGTGCTTGAGCTGGACAGGTTCCTGCCATTTACTGAATTGTACTGCTTTCATGAATGTCTCAGGTTTTTTGTTGGCTATGGGCTTGAGCTTTCCCGTTTGGTTACtctgatcattttccatttAAAGAGGAAATTTATGTGTAAAACTGAAGCTGAGCTGAAAGAAGCCTGGGCTCCTGGGGATTTTGGTTACGCTACAAGGGTTCCAAGTGACATGCTAATCATCACCATTGCCCTCTGTTACTCTGTGATAGCTCCTATTATCATTCCATTTGGTGTGGCATACTTTGGCCTTGGATGGCTTATTCTCCGGAACCAGGTTTGTCAAGATACTCATTACTTTCTATTCCCGAGTATCCAGAACCTTCAGAGCAATTTGGAAGGAGTTCTATTTTAAGTTTTGTGAGGAATGCTTTGGTCTGAATGAAAACTTTTGCTgtacccccctccccccctacCCTAGGAGGTTTTCCAGGCcaaccttaaaacctaatcaTCTAATTACTCATCGGGTTTTGAAGATTGGGTGTGGATGGGGCAGATACGGATGTTTTGCTGGACCTTTGCACACCTCTGCAAGTTTGATGTTGGACCAATTGGTTGAAGGATTACTTCTATTATCTCCCCTTAAAATTGGATGTGCTTTTCACTTTCCCTCCCTCCCCTGGTAGAAGGGTATTCTTAGGACTCTTTTTGTTGATGTGGTCACCCTATTCCATCATTCTTGCACTTTTGACATTTCCTTCTTACAGCCTCTAATAGTGTATGTTCCTTCATATGAAAGCTATGGCGCATGTGGCCCCACATGCATGTACGTATTCTTGCGGCTCTAATTATTTTCCAAATTACAATGTTCGGCTTCTTTGTGCTGAAGGAATTCGTTGAGACGGTTTTGTTGATTCCCCTTCCCATATTAACTCTCCTATTCAGTTTTGTATGTTCGAAGAAATTTTACCGATCATTCAGCCACACTCCTCTTGAGGTTGCCAGCCATGAATTGAAGGAGATCCCTAACATCGAATCCATCTTCAAAGCGTTCATCCCAACATGTTTGAGATCAGAAAAGTTCGATGATGGTGGTGACCAGTTTGAGGACGCTCTCGCTCAATTTTCAAGAACTGGATCAGCCGTTTGATGTAAATACTTGAAAAACATGTATGTTCATATAATACCGTGTCTTTTCTTTAGTAGATATTGGACCTTTAGTTGGCATGATTTGTTCTATTGATGATTAGTTCTAGGAATCATTTGTTTCAGACATCAGCAGCCTGTACATCCCTATAGTGTGAGAAGTTTATCTCTCTGTCTAATTTGAGTAGTAAGTTTTCCCTTGTTGGTTAGTACCAGCTGGTTGCATTTTATACGATAGTGTGAGCTCTTTGTTTCTATCTAATTTGAGTTGTAAGTTTTCTCTTGTTATTGATTAATTAATACCagctgtttttgttttattcctTATCTATTGCTACTCACCTcaagttggaaaaaaaatatcttgtCATCTATGGTGAATCCTCTGTTTTCAAGACCTTCCACAAATTACACAAAAtttccacccccacccctccccctccccctNNNNNNNNNNNNNNNNNNNNNNNNNNNNNNNNNNNNNNNNNNNNNNNNNNNNNNNNNNNNNNNNNNNNNNNNNNNNNNNNNNNNNNNNNNNNNNNNNNNNNNNNNNNNNNNNNNNNNNNNNNNNNNNNNNNNNNNNNNNNNNNNNNNNNNNNNNNNNNNNNNNNNNNNNNNNNNNNNNNNNNNNNNNNNNNNNNNNNNNNNNNNNNNNNNNNNNNNNNNNNNNNNNNNNNNNNNNNNNNNNNNNNNNNNNNNNNNNNNNNNNNNNNNNNNNNNNNNNNNNNNNNNNNNNNNNNNNNNNNNNNNNNNNNNNNNNNNNNNNNNNNNNNNNNNNNNNNNNNNNNNNNNNNNNNNNNNNNNNNNNNNNNNNNNNNNNNNNNNNNNNNNNNNNNNNNNNNNNNNNNNNNNNNNNNNNNNNNNNNNNNNNNNNNNNNNNNNNNNNNNNNNNNNNNNNNNNNNNNNNNNNNNNNNNNNNNNNNNNNNNNNNNNNNNNNNNNNNNNNNNNNNNNNNNNNNNNNNNNNNNNNNNNNNNNNNNNNNNNNNNNNNNNNNNNNNNNNNNNNNNNNNNNNNNNNNNNNNNNNNNNNNNNNNNNNNNNNNNNNNNNNNNNNNNNNNNNNNNNNNNNNNNNNNNNNNNNNNNNNNNNNNNNNNNNNNNNNNNNNNNNNNNNNNNNNNNNNNNNNNNNNNNNNNNNNNNNNNNNNNNNNNNNNNNNNNNNNNNNNNNNNNNNNNNNNNNNNNNNNNNNNNNNNNNNNNNNNNNNNNNNNNNNNNNNNNNNNNNNNNNNNNNNNNNNNNNNNNNNNNNNNNNNNNNNNNNNNNNNNNNNNNNNNNNNNNNNNNNNNNNNNNNNNNNNNNNNNNNNNNNNNNNNNNNNNNNNNNNNNNNNNNNNNNNNNNNNNNNNNNNNNNNNNNNNNNNNNNNNNNNNNNNNNNNNNNNNNNNNNNNNNNNNNNNNNNNNNNNNNNNNNNNNNNNNNNNNNNNNNNNNNNNNNNNNNNNNNNNNNNNNNNNNNNNNNNNNNNNNNNNNNNNNNNNNNNNNNNNNNNNNNNNNNNNNNNNNNNNNNNNNNNNNNNNNNNNNNNNNNNNNNNNNNNNNNNNNNNNNNNNNNNNNNNNNNNNNNNNNNNNNNNNNNNNNNNNNNNNNNNNNNNNNNNNNNNNNNNNNNNNNNNNNNNNNNNNNNNNNNNNNNNNNNNNNNNNNNNNNNNNNNNNNNNNNNNNNNNNNNNNNNNNNNNNNNNNNNNNNNNNNNNNNNNNNNNNNNNNNNNNNNNNNNNNNNNNNNNNNNNNNNNNNNNNNNNNNNNNNNNNNNNNNNNNNNNNNNNNNNNNNNNNNNNNNNNNNNNNNNNNNNNNNNNNNNNNNNNNNNNNNNNNNNNNNNNNNNNNNNNNNNNNNNNNNNNNNNNNNNNNNNNNNNNNNNNNNNNNNNNNNNNNNNNNNNNNNNNNNNNNNNNNNNNNNNNNNNNNNNNNNNNNNNNNNNNNNNNNNNNNNNNNNNNNNNNNNNNNNNNNNNNNNNNNNNNNNNNNNNNNNNNNNNNNNNNNNNNNNNNNNNNNNNNNNNNNNNNNNNNNNNNNNNNNNNNNNNNNNNNNNNNNNNNNNNNNNNNNNNNNNNNNNNNNNNNNNNNNNNNNNNNNNNNNNNNNNNNNNNNNNNNNNNNNNNNNNNNNNNNNNNNNNNNNNNNNNNNNNNNNNNNNNNNNNNNNNNNNNNNNNNNNNNNNNNNNNNNNNNNNNNNNNNNNNNNNNNNNNNNNNNNNNNNNNNNNNNNNNNNNNNNNNNNNNNNNNNNNNNNNNNNNNNNNNNNNNNNNNNNNNNNNNNNNNNNNNNNNNNNNNNNNNNNNNNNNNNNNNNNNNNNNNNNNNNNNNNNNNNNNNNNNNNNNNNNNNNNNNNNNNNNNNNNNNNNNNNNNNNNNNNNNNNNNNNNNNNNNNNNNNNNNNNNNNNNNNNNNNNNNNNNNNNNNNNNNNNNNNNNNNNNNNNNNNNNNNNNNNNNNNNNNNNNNNNNNNNNNNNNNNNNNNNNNNNNNNNNNNNNNNNNNNNNNNNNNNNNNNNNNNNNNNNNNNNNNNNNNNNNNNNNNNNNNNNNNNNNNNNNNNNNNNNNNNNNNNNNNNNNNNNNNNNNNNNNNNNNNNNNNNNNNNNNNNNNNNNNNNNNNNNNNNNNNNNNNNNNNNNNNNNNNNNNNNNNNNNNNNNNNNNNNNNNNNNNNNNNNNNNNNNNNNNNNNNNNNNNNNNNNNNNNNNNNNNNNNNNNNNNNNNNNNNNNNNNNNNNNNNNNNNNNNNNNNNNNNNNNNNNNNNNNNNNNNNNNNNNNNNNNNNNNNNNNNNNNNNNNNNNNNNNNNNNNNNNNNNNNNNNNNNNNNNNNNNNNNNNNNNNNNNNNNNNNNNNNNNNNNNNNNNNNNNNNNNNNNNNNNNNNNNNNNNNNNNNNNNNNNNNNNNNNNNNNNNNNNNNNNNNNNNNNNNNNNNNNNNNNNNNNNNNNNNNNNNNNNNNNNNNNNNNNNNNNNNNNNNNNNNNNNNNNNNNNNNNNNNNNNNNNNNNNNNNNNNNNNNNNNNNNNNNNNNNNNNNNNNNNNNNNNNNNNNNNNNNNNNNNNNNNNNNNNNNNNNNNNNNNNNNNNNNNNNNNNNNNNNNNNNNNNNNNNNNNNNNNNNNNNNNNNNNNNNNNNNNNNNNNNNNNNNNNNNNNNNNNNNNNNNNNNNNNNNNNNNNNNNNNNNNNNNaaaaaaaaaaaaaaaaaaaaaaaacaggaatATATGTAAAACGATCGAGTTTCTCTAAGGCCACGGTGAACGAATTCCTGTCCACTATGTGGCATGAGGGTCACTTCAAGGGAATAGGGGGGACACGGGATGTTTGACGTCCCTAGGATCATGAGGTGAATCTTATCGCGTGGTTCAGGGaaacttcttcctctgaaaaaaTATAATTGAACAAATAAATCATTGACAAACATCATgtatgaagggaaaaaaaaaagtaaccacTAAGATTAATCTCAATCAAGCTTCCAATGATTACTAATATACCTATTAAAAGCAGACAAAGAACCACTCTACCatctagtttccattttagatGAGGTCTGACTCCAAATAAGGTTAAAAGATCAAATTTGCTGCTTGAATCTTCTATTGTTCCTCTCAGTAATAAGCAAAGGCACTCCTACCCACATGAACATAGACGAACTGCCTCTTCCCAATCAAGCTTCCCAATTCAACATCTAATTCTTCTAGAAACATGGCATATATAAGAAAAGACAATATCCCAGATTCTATTAGAAATTGGGCATTCAAAATAAAGATGATCCAAAGATCCAGTAGAAGACCAAAAAAGCatgcaagaagaaaaattaagtaTACCTCAGTATCCATCAAGAAAGATTGAATTGCGAGagacttaaaaaataatatccaCAAGTgaaaagaggtttttttttttttttttcctctagaAGATCATTTGTTTTGCCTCTCCCCTATGTTTGGATGTTTCCCCCTCTAGTGTTTTTCACTTTTAGTGACCGATGGTAAGGCTCAGAGCCCTTGGATTGCTGTTATGacttgttcttttgttttaacATATTTTCaattcacccaaaagaaaagaaaatttgttttAACAGACAAGCTACATGTTCCTCCAAAAGAATATAGCACAAAAACACGATCTCCATCGAATGCACCTTCTCCAATAGCTGAATCCCAAGCTCGAAGAAGAAcacccctctttttctctcttcaagaACACCTTATCCACCTTGTAATTTCTTGTTGGTTTTGTTCCCGATGTCCTGAATTTGATTGTTTGTTGAATTTCCTATGTGTAACTTCAGCCAGTGCCACAAGATTTTCTCACATAACCATTGCAGATATATATTCACAAAACCCTTGGTTTCATTGTTGAGTAGAGATATTCATATTCATTTATTGTCATTTCTTATCATGTGATATTGGATTCATACTCAAGAGCCAAAGTTGAAAATTTGGACTGATATTAGCATTTATTACAATCCCTCAAGGATTTGACATCATGACGTGAACAATAAGAGTTCAATCCCTTCATAATCTCTATACATATCAAAAATATCCTAGTTACATGATTCTCTAGAGGGGGAGTGGGTATGTCTTCAGTCTCTCTCTTAGGAGCAACCCATCTCCCATTAGAGTTTAGAACTAGTCCTTTGTTGGCCAATTGATACCAGCACTTAGGTATCCTTAGCTCATCCACCAACATTCCATTAGCTTTGTTCAACAAAGCCAGGTCCCTTTTAGCAACCTTCCTGAATGATGTACTACTTTGAAAACCATCAACAAGATGTAGGTATGTCTCTAAGCTGTGAAACCCTGGCAAATTGAATCCTTGTTTGAGATTGGGGGATGTGTGCACatcaagtttcaattcagtTCCAACATGGGTGTAATGCCATTTTGATACTTTGGTGATCTCATCAAACTTCTTCAGATTTTCATTGAACATTATACCAGGCATCTTGGGGActagatcctgcttcactacaAGGCATAATGTCTTCACTCCCATTTCGCGAAGCTTCTCTTTGAAGGCGTTGTTACCTGTTCTAGGTGCTCCAAAAGAGATGACACTGATAGGAAGACCTGGTATTGCCTTTGCAGCCTCATAAGCATTGAGTAGAGATAAGGCACCACCCAAGCTATGGCCAGTGATGGTTAGGCTCACTTCTTCACCTCTTGCTCTATAAAAGTTAACTAGTCTAGTTATTTCTTTCATCACTTGCTCTGAGGCACTTAACTTGTTGTACCTTGTGGAGTCACTCTTAGATGTGTAGATATCAAGAAAACCATGCTCAACCTTCACATCCCCATCTCCAAGATGTTCCAATTTCCCTTGTAGATCTTCAAACCACTCAGAGGGTGCCACAGTGCCACGCCAAGCCACGACAATATCGCGTCGTCCAATCCTTAATGACTCCTCATCATTGCTAACAGCCACATACCCCATCCAATTGGAATCTTTGCTCTACGTGTCCATCAAGTGGGACCTCTCAATCCACCTTACAACATCAATATGTGACATGGCATAGAATTAGTTTGTGACCATATACCCATTCTTACTAAGTCCTAATTTGTAGAAAATGTTATTACAATTGTACCTGCAACTCCCACAATACTCTCAGaaggaatcaaaatcaaaagcttCATATGTAGCTTGAGCTAATTCACCATATTTGATAATCTCTCGCCGGAGCCAAGGATGTAGAGGGTCTAGAAGATTGCCCCAATCCAAAGAACCATGGATTTCACGCCATTTTGAAGATATATCCTCCTTGGGTGATAATGGAGCTGTTTGGTTGTGAAATAAGGTATTCCAATCAATGAAGGGATGCCGCTTTGGTGGATGATGAGGGGTCTCTAAGTGGAGATGGAGAAGGTTTGAGAATGAAGAACTAAAGCTGGTTTGATGCTGCTCATGTGGTGCAGGTGTGACTTTTTGATGGGCATTGATTACAAGAGATCTATCAAAGGAGCCCAGAAGATGTTGATCATTGATGGTTGATGTTATAGCCTTCATttgcaaatttgaattttaaggatATCGATCAAGGAAGAAGGGTTGGTTTGGAATCAAGTAGTTGCTCTAAAATCTCTTAAGATTTTGGGTTGgaaactgatgagcacatttatgtgtgaaatctacggtagtaaatcatgcattttacatatttaaaatggagctacattgggttttactctctttttgcaggttttatactttcaatgccttaaggactatcgggctctatatctccaattttacacgtaaagaggtcctatttcttttcatggttgtgaagaggacgaaattatgagcaagatggacgtgttcaattaaaagtacacattcgtttggtcaa is from Macadamia integrifolia cultivar HAES 741 unplaced genomic scaffold, SCU_Mint_v3 scaffold1804, whole genome shotgun sequence and encodes:
- the LOC122064883 gene encoding CSC1-like protein ERD4 isoform X1 is translated as MTSFFIQANNIWEELEGYRKKLARAEAIFAATKRTGTAEGTRPTNKIGSFGLIGKKVDTIDYCNEKINELFPKLESEQKTTIREKQQAAAIVFFNSRLAAASAAQAVHAQMPDSWTVTEAPEPRQLIWRNFTIKFYERTIRQCIAYVVVALIIFFFMIPIAIVSAFTTLDNLRSLLPFLKAVLDIAAVKTVLQAYLPQIALIVFLALLPKFLMMFSKAEGIPSEAHAVRATSGKYFYFIVLNVFIGVTVGGTLFGTLKTIEKTPNKAVHILGKCIPANATFSVTFVALKFFVGYGLELSRLVTLIIFHLKRKFMCKTEAELKEAWAPGDFGYATRVPSDMLIITIALCYSVIAPIIIPFGVAYFGLGWLILRNQVCQDTHYFLFPSIQNLQSNLEGVLF
- the LOC122064883 gene encoding CSC1-like protein ERD4 isoform X3, yielding MTSFFIQANNIWEELEGYRKKLARAEAIFAATKRTGTAEGTRPTNKIGSFGLIGKKVDTIDYCNEKINELFPKLESEQKTTIREKQQAAAIVFFNSRLAAASAAQAVHAQMPDSWTVTEAPEPRQLIWRNFTIKFYERTIRQCIAYVVVALIIFFFMIPIAIVSAFTTLDNLRSLLPFLKAVLDIAAVKTVLQAYLPQIALIVFLALLPKFLMMFSKAEGIPSEAHAVRATSGKYFYFIVLNVFIGVTVGGTLFGTLKTIEKTPNKAVHILGKCIPANATFSVTFVALKFFVGYGLELSRLVTLIIFHLKRKFMCKTEAELKEAWAPGDFGYATRVPSDMLIITIALCYSVIAPIIIPFGVAYFGLGWLILRNQEVFQANLKT
- the LOC122064883 gene encoding CSC1-like protein ERD4 isoform X2, yielding MTSFFIQANNIWEELEGYRKKLARAEAIFAATKRTGTAEGTRPTNKIGSFGLIGKKVDTIDYCNEKINELFPKLESEQKTTIREKQQAAAIVFFNSRLAAASAAQAVHAQMPDSWTVTEAPEPRQLIWRNFTIKFYERTIRQCIAYVVVALIIFFFMIPIAIVSAFTTLDNLRSLLPFLKAVLDIAAVKTVLQAYLPQIALIVFLALLPKFLMMFSKAEGIPSEAHAVRATSGKYFYFIVLNVFIGVTVGGTLFGTLKTIEKTPNKAVHILGKCIPANATFSVTFVALKFFVGYGLELSRLVTLIIFHLKRKFMCKTEAELKEAWAPGDFGYATRVPSDMLIITIALCYSVIAPIIIPFGVAYFGLGWLILRNQFCMFEEILPIIQPHSS